The Desulfosporosinus sp. Sb-LF genome contains a region encoding:
- a CDS encoding PaaI family thioesterase, whose protein sequence is MDDKLIKLLKNDRFATFIGIELVKMEPGYAVAKMNISKNHLNGVDMIQGGVIFTLADFAFAAAANASGHVTVGINANIAFLKASKGKTLIAEAKEVSVSKKIAHYNVDVFNEDKDHIAQVSVTGYKKSE, encoded by the coding sequence TCTTAAAAACGATCGATTTGCTACTTTTATTGGCATAGAGCTTGTTAAAATGGAGCCAGGATACGCTGTAGCGAAAATGAATATTTCGAAGAACCACTTAAATGGTGTTGATATGATCCAAGGGGGAGTAATCTTTACGTTAGCAGATTTCGCTTTTGCGGCCGCAGCTAATGCAAGTGGACACGTAACTGTGGGAATTAATGCTAATATTGCCTTTTTAAAAGCATCTAAAGGGAAGACTTTAATCGCTGAAGCCAAAGAAGTATCGGTTTCTAAGAAAATTGCTCATTATAATGTTGATGTGTTTAATGAAGACAAAGACCATATTGCCCAAGTAAGCGTCACTGGCTATAAAAAGAGTGAATAA